The Halanaerobium praevalens DSM 2228 genome contains a region encoding:
- the tyrS gene encoding tyrosine--tRNA ligase, which translates to MEINEQLKILKRGVSDLISEEDLKQKLIEAQKENRPLRVKLGLDPSAPDIHLGHTVVLRKLKQFQDLGHQVYLIIGDFTGMIGDPTGKSETRNQLTKEEVLENAKTYQEQFSKVLDPEKTKVVFNGDWLKEMDFADVLELSAHYTVARILERDDFSKRYNAGKPIGIHEFFYPLMQGYDSVAIKADVELGGTDQRFNLLVGRKLQQEYGQKAQVVLMMPLLEGLDGVNKMSKSLDNYIGVYDQPADMFGKVMSIPDAMIIRYFELLTDISIAKLNEMKAKLERDDFNPMELKKQLAAEIVTEYHDQEAAVEARREFESVFSKGNLPEDIPIIEIAEADLDAGELWIVKLVAATGLVDSNSQARRMIKQGAVSIDDQKYEKINIDLEVKDGMIIQIGKRRFAKIKLV; encoded by the coding sequence ATGGAAATTAATGAACAGTTAAAAATATTAAAAAGAGGGGTAAGTGACCTTATCTCTGAAGAAGATCTTAAGCAAAAATTAATTGAGGCTCAAAAAGAAAATAGACCTTTAAGAGTTAAATTAGGTTTAGATCCATCTGCTCCAGATATTCATTTAGGACATACGGTTGTACTGCGTAAATTAAAGCAGTTTCAAGATTTGGGACATCAAGTTTATTTAATTATTGGAGATTTTACAGGCATGATTGGAGACCCAACTGGGAAGTCAGAAACTAGAAATCAATTAACTAAAGAAGAAGTTTTGGAAAATGCCAAAACTTATCAAGAACAATTTTCTAAAGTTTTAGATCCAGAAAAAACAAAAGTTGTTTTTAATGGAGATTGGCTAAAAGAAATGGATTTTGCTGATGTTTTAGAACTTTCAGCTCATTATACAGTTGCCAGAATTTTAGAAAGAGATGATTTTTCTAAAAGATATAATGCTGGTAAACCAATTGGGATTCACGAATTTTTCTATCCTTTAATGCAGGGCTATGATTCAGTAGCAATTAAAGCTGATGTAGAATTAGGTGGTACTGATCAGCGTTTTAATCTTTTAGTAGGGAGAAAGTTACAGCAAGAATATGGTCAAAAAGCCCAGGTTGTTTTAATGATGCCATTACTTGAAGGTTTAGATGGTGTTAATAAAATGAGCAAAAGTTTAGATAATTATATTGGTGTTTATGATCAGCCAGCTGATATGTTTGGGAAAGTAATGTCAATTCCAGATGCTATGATTATCCGTTATTTTGAACTTTTAACTGATATTTCAATTGCTAAGCTTAACGAAATGAAGGCAAAGTTGGAGCGTGATGATTTTAATCCAATGGAGCTTAAAAAACAATTAGCAGCTGAGATAGTAACAGAATATCATGATCAAGAAGCTGCAGTTGAAGCACGCCGAGAATTTGAAAGTGTATTTTCTAAGGGTAATTTACCTGAGGATATTCCGATAATTGAAATTGCAGAAGCTGATTTAGATGCAGGAGAGCTGTGGATTGTTAAATTAGTAGCTGCAACTGGTTTAGTTGACTCTAATAGCCAGGCTCGAAGAATGATTAAACAAGGTGCTGTTAGTATAGATGACCAAAAATATGAGAAAATAAATATAGATCTTGAAGTTAAAGATGGAATGATTATTCAAATTGGGAAGCGTCGTTTTGCTAAAATTAAATTAGTTTAA
- the alaS gene encoding alanine--tRNA ligase — protein MIKSGDEIRQAYLDFFESKGHLILDSAPLIPKDDPTLLWINAGMAPFKPYFNGSLEPPKTRISTSQKCIRTNDIENVGKTARHHTYFEMLGNFSFGDYFKEEAISWAWEFVTEVLELEEDRLWITIYEEDEEAFAIWHDKVGLDEERIVRMGKKENFWQIGTGPCGPCSEIHYDRGPEAGESEEDVLGGEGDRYLEIWNLVFTQYNYTEAGEYQELPNKNIDTGMGLERVASILQATETNFETDLIKPLIDQVVEMSGIDYQKDEQSLTSYRVIADHIRSASVAISDGALPSNEGRGYVIRRLIRRAARYGRKLGFKEPFLYQLVEKTAEIVAAVAPDLKKQLAHVKNVIKSEEKSFLQTLEQGLNILEDILNNLKAENKEVISGQDAFRLYDTYGFPLDLTEDIAAEEGIKVDQKGFEKEMEAQRKRAREARAETSFNNGEIEKIYAEYQDQIEARNFTGYHSLQAKAQIVGLVKAEKAQKSLKAGDKAEIILTKTPFYAESGGQLGDKGVIKNDQFEAEVKDTVKKAEVFVHQVEVKKGKIEVGEEVTAVVYHNRREATARHHSATHLLHKALKEVLGEHVNQSGSLVAPDRLRFDFTHFSALSSQELEELERKVNKAIRENYPVETEIKAIDEAKDMGATALFGEKYGQEVRVVKMGDFSLELCGGTHVRATGDIGAFKIINESGIAAGVRRIEAVTGEYALDYFNSKLELLNQLAAELKTDPNNLLQRVKQVKKEQKELEKELETMKEKLAGSKKDDLIDQLEEVAGINLLTAELEDLDNSALRNLTDQLKDKIDSGIIVLASKGENKVIFVASVSEDLIAKGFKAGNIIAQVAKIAGGGGGGRPDMAQAGGSKPENTSAALAEVKNIIKENK, from the coding sequence ATGATTAAAAGTGGAGATGAAATAAGGCAGGCTTATCTTGATTTTTTTGAATCAAAAGGTCATTTGATTTTAGATAGTGCACCTTTGATTCCAAAAGATGATCCAACCCTGCTCTGGATTAATGCAGGGATGGCTCCCTTTAAGCCCTATTTTAACGGTAGTCTAGAGCCCCCTAAAACACGTATTTCTACTAGTCAAAAATGTATTAGAACAAATGATATAGAAAATGTTGGTAAAACAGCTCGCCACCACACCTATTTTGAAATGTTAGGTAATTTTTCTTTTGGTGATTATTTTAAAGAAGAAGCGATTAGTTGGGCCTGGGAGTTTGTGACAGAGGTACTTGAATTAGAAGAAGATCGACTTTGGATTACAATTTACGAAGAAGATGAAGAAGCCTTTGCTATTTGGCATGATAAAGTTGGATTAGATGAAGAAAGAATTGTAAGAATGGGTAAAAAAGAAAATTTCTGGCAGATTGGAACTGGCCCTTGTGGACCTTGTTCTGAGATTCATTATGATCGGGGACCTGAAGCTGGAGAAAGTGAAGAAGATGTTTTAGGTGGTGAAGGTGATAGATATTTAGAAATTTGGAACCTTGTTTTTACTCAGTATAATTATACAGAAGCTGGTGAATACCAAGAATTACCAAATAAAAATATAGATACAGGGATGGGCTTAGAAAGAGTTGCATCTATTTTGCAAGCAACAGAAACTAATTTTGAAACTGATTTAATTAAGCCTTTAATTGATCAAGTAGTAGAGATGTCTGGTATTGACTATCAAAAAGATGAGCAGAGTCTTACTTCCTATCGGGTAATTGCTGATCATATTCGTTCTGCTTCTGTAGCTATTTCTGATGGAGCTTTACCTTCAAATGAAGGTCGAGGTTATGTAATCCGTCGTTTAATTAGAAGAGCTGCTCGTTACGGACGTAAACTTGGTTTTAAAGAACCATTTTTATATCAATTAGTAGAAAAAACTGCAGAAATAGTAGCAGCAGTTGCTCCTGATCTTAAAAAGCAGTTAGCTCATGTTAAAAATGTTATTAAATCTGAAGAAAAAAGTTTTCTTCAGACTTTAGAGCAGGGATTAAATATTTTAGAAGATATTTTAAATAATTTAAAAGCAGAAAATAAAGAAGTGATTTCTGGCCAAGATGCTTTCCGTCTTTATGATACTTATGGATTTCCACTTGACTTAACAGAAGATATAGCAGCAGAAGAGGGAATTAAAGTGGATCAAAAGGGCTTTGAAAAAGAAATGGAAGCTCAGAGAAAAAGAGCTAGAGAAGCAAGAGCAGAAACTTCTTTTAATAATGGAGAAATAGAAAAAATATATGCTGAATATCAAGATCAAATTGAAGCAAGGAATTTTACTGGTTATCATTCATTACAAGCAAAAGCACAGATTGTTGGTTTAGTCAAAGCTGAGAAAGCACAAAAGAGTTTAAAAGCTGGAGATAAAGCAGAAATCATATTAACTAAAACTCCTTTTTATGCTGAAAGTGGTGGACAATTAGGAGATAAAGGCGTAATTAAAAATGATCAATTTGAAGCTGAAGTTAAAGACACAGTTAAAAAAGCAGAAGTTTTTGTGCATCAAGTAGAAGTTAAAAAAGGTAAAATAGAAGTTGGAGAAGAAGTTACAGCTGTTGTTTATCATAATAGGCGAGAAGCAACTGCTCGTCATCACTCAGCTACTCACCTATTGCATAAAGCTTTAAAAGAGGTATTAGGAGAGCATGTTAATCAATCAGGGTCTTTGGTTGCTCCAGATCGATTACGCTTTGATTTTACTCATTTTTCAGCTCTTAGTTCTCAAGAATTAGAAGAGCTAGAGAGAAAAGTAAATAAAGCAATTAGAGAAAATTATCCAGTTGAAACTGAGATTAAAGCTATTGATGAAGCTAAAGATATGGGAGCTACAGCTCTTTTTGGAGAAAAATATGGTCAAGAAGTGAGAGTTGTTAAAATGGGAGACTTTAGTTTGGAACTTTGTGGAGGAACTCATGTTAGAGCAACTGGAGATATTGGAGCTTTTAAAATAATAAATGAAAGTGGAATTGCAGCTGGAGTTAGAAGAATTGAAGCTGTAACAGGAGAATATGCTTTAGATTATTTTAATTCTAAATTGGAGCTCTTAAACCAATTAGCAGCTGAATTAAAAACAGATCCTAATAATTTATTACAGAGAGTAAAACAAGTTAAAAAAGAACAAAAAGAATTAGAGAAAGAATTAGAAACTATGAAAGAAAAATTAGCTGGTTCTAAAAAAGATGATTTAATTGATCAGCTAGAAGAAGTTGCTGGTATTAATTTATTAACAGCTGAGTTAGAGGATTTAGATAATTCTGCTTTAAGAAATCTAACTGATCAACTTAAAGATAAAATTGATTCTGGTATAATTGTACTTGCTAGTAAAGGTGAAAATAAAGTTATTTTTGTGGCTTCAGTTAGTGAAGATTTAATTGCTAAAGGATTTAAGGCAGGTAATATTATTGCTCAAGTTGCTAAAATTGCTGGTGGTGGTGGTGGTGGACGTCCAGATATGGCTCAAGCTGGCGGTTCAAAACCTGAAAATACTAGTGCTGCCTTAGCAGAGGTTAAAAATATTATAAAAGAAAATAAATAA
- a CDS encoding IreB family regulatory phosphoprotein, protein MAAEDFSDKTMRFKINKEELSEAAFVLGKVAKALEEKGYNPINQIVGYLLSGDPAYITSYKDARTMIRTIDRDEIIEELLCSYLDK, encoded by the coding sequence ATGGCAGCAGAAGATTTTAGCGATAAAACGATGCGATTTAAAATTAATAAAGAAGAATTAAGTGAAGCAGCATTTGTGCTGGGAAAAGTTGCAAAAGCCCTAGAAGAAAAGGGTTATAATCCTATTAACCAAATTGTTGGCTATTTACTTTCAGGAGATCCTGCTTATATAACCAGCTATAAGGATGCTAGAACAATGATTAGAACTATTGATCGAGATGAAATAATAGAAGAGTTATTATGCAGTTATTTAGATAAGTAG
- the ruvX gene encoding Holliday junction resolvase RuvX, which produces MRILGIDYGNKRVGIAVSDALGWTAQPLVTLKMNGHQKLLVEIKKYIDKYDVEKIIVGMPYNLDGSRGKRAEITQAFINFLNNQLEIPIQIQDERLTTKQAQNILLEADVSRQGRKKVIDKLAASLILQSYLDSL; this is translated from the coding sequence TTGAGAATTTTAGGTATAGATTATGGTAATAAAAGAGTGGGTATTGCAGTTAGTGATGCTCTTGGTTGGACAGCTCAACCATTAGTAACCCTAAAGATGAATGGTCATCAAAAACTATTGGTCGAGATAAAAAAATATATAGATAAATATGATGTTGAAAAAATTATAGTAGGTATGCCTTATAATCTTGATGGCTCAAGAGGTAAAAGAGCAGAAATAACTCAGGCTTTTATCAATTTTTTAAATAACCAGCTTGAGATTCCAATTCAGATTCAAGATGAAAGATTGACTACAAAACAGGCTCAAAACATATTATTAGAAGCAGATGTTAGTCGTCAGGGAAGAAAAAAGGTTATTGACAAATTAGCTGCCTCTTTAATTTTACAATCTTATTTAGATTCTTTATAA
- the mltG gene encoding endolytic transglycosylase MltG, whose translation MKLKKIAFLFLIFILSLSLFLKLDSLIEPVDQVNPKQVRIKIEAGMSGRAIADRLEEKGVIKSSKVFYFLLRLKKINNLRTGYYQISTSNTLLEIITKIQTGKEEEFKITIPEGFTFDEIITRFSELDFPNYESQKLKQEIYQLLPKLKEELNFKANIIKSELIYPVEGIIIPTTYKFPLSYQEADIVNYLVKYFIKNRVPVLKKAAKNNKFSAYELLIIASLIEEEGKIDSENEIIASVIYNRLAKKMPLQLDATVQYALAERTKRVLYSDLEVDSPYNTYKIKELPPTPIASPGAKALKAAINPAATNYLFYFAQADGSHIFSRNYQEHLNKQRQRN comes from the coding sequence TTGAAGTTGAAAAAAATTGCTTTTTTATTTTTAATTTTTATTTTAAGTTTAAGTCTTTTTTTAAAGTTAGATTCTTTAATAGAGCCAGTTGATCAAGTTAATCCTAAACAAGTTAGGATTAAAATTGAGGCTGGAATGAGTGGCAGAGCAATAGCTGATCGCTTAGAAGAAAAAGGAGTTATTAAATCTTCTAAGGTCTTCTATTTTTTATTAAGACTTAAAAAGATAAATAATCTGCGTACAGGTTATTATCAAATTTCAACTTCAAACACTCTTTTAGAAATAATAACTAAAATCCAAACTGGCAAAGAAGAAGAATTTAAAATTACTATTCCAGAGGGTTTTACTTTTGATGAAATTATAACTAGATTTTCAGAACTTGATTTTCCTAATTATGAATCTCAAAAATTAAAACAAGAAATTTATCAGCTGTTGCCAAAATTAAAAGAAGAGCTAAATTTTAAAGCAAATATTATAAAGTCAGAATTAATTTATCCAGTTGAAGGAATAATTATTCCTACAACTTATAAATTTCCACTTAGTTATCAGGAAGCAGACATTGTAAATTATTTGGTCAAATATTTTATTAAAAATAGGGTTCCAGTTTTAAAAAAAGCAGCAAAGAACAATAAATTTTCTGCTTATGAACTGCTAATTATTGCTTCTCTAATTGAAGAAGAAGGTAAAATAGATTCTGAAAATGAAATTATTGCTTCTGTAATTTATAATCGCTTAGCTAAAAAAATGCCACTTCAGTTAGATGCTACAGTGCAATATGCTTTAGCAGAAAGAACAAAAAGAGTTCTTTATTCTGATTTAGAAGTTGATTCACCTTATAATACTTATAAAATAAAAGAACTGCCACCAACTCCAATAGCAAGTCCAGGTGCTAAAGCTCTCAAGGCAGCTATTAATCCAGCTGCTACAAATTATTTGTTTTATTTTGCTCAAGCAGATGGGAGCCATATTTTTAGCAGAAATTATCAAGAGCATTTAAATAAACAGAGACAAAGAAATTAA
- a CDS encoding O-methyltransferase, translated as MKITDINNKFSKQNYIEAEFKELEKECLKNRIPIIDRDAADLLKLQLKIKNPKKILEIGTACGFSTLLLAKYSSAETLITGIELKQARFREAKKNFEKFNYQKKINLKAGDAFDVLMYLKGNYDFIFLDAAKGQYFYLFEYLMELLAPGGILISDNVMYQGQVLAEGETRHKIRTMVTNLKKYLKLIMNHPELDSTIVTAGDGVAISRRKDINE; from the coding sequence ATGAAAATTACTGATATCAACAATAAATTTTCAAAGCAAAATTATATAGAAGCTGAATTTAAAGAACTTGAAAAAGAATGTTTAAAAAATAGAATTCCAATTATTGATCGAGATGCAGCGGATTTATTAAAATTGCAATTAAAAATTAAAAATCCTAAAAAAATATTAGAAATTGGAACTGCTTGTGGATTCTCAACTCTTTTATTAGCTAAATATAGTTCGGCTGAAACTTTAATTACTGGAATTGAATTAAAACAGGCAAGATTTAGAGAAGCTAAGAAAAATTTTGAGAAATTTAATTATCAAAAAAAAATTAACTTAAAAGCTGGAGATGCTTTTGATGTCTTAATGTATTTAAAAGGGAATTATGATTTTATTTTTTTGGATGCTGCCAAAGGGCAGTATTTTTATCTTTTTGAATATTTAATGGAGCTATTAGCTCCAGGAGGAATTTTAATTTCTGATAATGTGATGTATCAAGGGCAAGTACTTGCTGAAGGTGAAACAAGACATAAAATAAGAACAATGGTTACTAATTTAAAAAAATACTTAAAATTAATTATGAACCATCCTGAGTTAGACTCAACAATTGTAACAGCTGGGGATGGAGTCGCAATTAGCAGGAGGAAAGATATAAATGAATAA
- a CDS encoding peptidase U32 family protein, which produces MNKIELLAPAGNLEKLKTAILFGADAVYCGGLNFGLRAGADNFSVEELKQGIEFAHQRDKRVYMTLNMIPHNEELAQLPEYIEKIKVLNLDALIISDPGVFAFVKKEIPEMEIHISTQANNVNWASALFWAEQGAERIILARELSRAELKEISRKTKNKVELEYFVHGAMCISYSGRCLLSNYFVGRDANKGDCAQSCRWQYHLVEEKRPGEYYPIKENEKGTFIMNSRDLNLAAEIPELIELGLSSLKIEGRMKSVHYTATVINTYRQLIDQYYKDPVNFEADPELLAELRKISHRDYTKGFYYGEPGAEGQRYESSSYLRTYDFMGVVKEYNSEKEEAVVEVRNKIFKGDKLELIVPGQKTFTITATYLINAEDQKIEAAPHPKQLIKIPIKKKIPVGSLLRRQKEN; this is translated from the coding sequence ATGAATAAAATTGAACTATTAGCACCCGCAGGAAATTTAGAGAAATTAAAAACTGCTATTTTATTTGGAGCAGATGCTGTATATTGTGGAGGTTTAAATTTTGGCTTAAGAGCTGGAGCTGATAATTTTAGTGTAGAAGAGCTTAAGCAGGGAATTGAATTTGCTCATCAAAGAGATAAGAGAGTTTATATGACTTTAAATATGATTCCACATAATGAAGAATTGGCTCAACTTCCAGAATATATAGAAAAAATTAAAGTTCTTAATTTAGATGCTTTAATAATCTCTGATCCAGGTGTTTTTGCTTTTGTTAAAAAAGAAATACCAGAAATGGAAATTCATATTAGTACTCAAGCAAATAATGTTAATTGGGCTTCAGCGCTTTTTTGGGCTGAGCAAGGAGCTGAGCGGATTATTTTGGCAAGAGAGCTTAGCCGGGCTGAGTTAAAAGAAATTTCTCGAAAAACTAAAAATAAGGTTGAATTAGAATATTTTGTACATGGTGCAATGTGCATTTCATATTCAGGCCGCTGTTTACTAAGTAATTATTTTGTCGGAAGAGATGCTAATAAAGGTGATTGTGCTCAATCATGTCGTTGGCAGTATCATTTAGTTGAAGAAAAAAGACCAGGAGAATATTATCCAATTAAAGAAAATGAAAAAGGTACTTTTATTATGAATTCACGTGATTTGAATTTAGCAGCTGAAATTCCTGAGTTAATAGAATTAGGTTTAAGCAGTTTAAAAATCGAAGGTAGGATGAAAAGTGTTCATTATACAGCAACTGTTATTAATACTTACCGCCAGTTAATTGATCAGTATTATAAAGATCCAGTTAATTTTGAAGCTGATCCAGAATTATTAGCAGAACTTAGAAAAATCAGTCATCGCGATTATACTAAGGGTTTTTATTATGGTGAACCTGGAGCAGAAGGACAGAGATATGAAAGTTCTTCTTATTTAAGAACTTACGATTTTATGGGAGTTGTTAAGGAATATAATAGTGAAAAAGAAGAAGCAGTTGTTGAAGTTAGAAATAAAATTTTTAAAGGTGATAAATTAGAATTAATTGTTCCTGGACAAAAAACTTTTACAATTACAGCTACTTATTTAATTAATGCTGAAGATCAAAAAATTGAAGCAGCTCCTCATCCGAAACAATTAATAAAAATACCAATTAAAAAGAAAATCCCAGTGGGTTCCTTGCTGAGACGTCAAAAGGAGAATTAA
- a CDS encoding DUF4911 domain-containing protein, with product MENTLKLRYKVDPKQINYIDMIIKAYEGIGIVNVDHDKKGEIWIDVTRGTKKEVKAVMEDLGKQFTVELISEP from the coding sequence ATGGAAAATACTCTAAAATTAAGATATAAAGTTGATCCCAAACAGATCAATTATATAGATATGATAATTAAAGCTTACGAAGGTATAGGAATTGTAAATGTTGATCATGATAAAAAGGGAGAAATTTGGATTGATGTTACAAGAGGAACTAAAAAAGAAGTAAAAGCAGTTATGGAAGATTTAGGCAAACAATTTACAGTAGAATTAATTTCTGAACCTTAA
- a CDS encoding cell wall hydrolase, which produces MLGKTKFMVSVMLLLIMVSFVSVEKVDALELAEFGSRIMQSGDEGIDVAVLQQRLKKLNYYVGSVDGIYGQATIEAVKKFQADKGLPVDGVFGQRALKIIPDLEVNLDYNISRDDIILLARIIHGEARGEDFRGKVAVGSVILNRIKSDKFPDTIRDVILQKGQFSSLMDGQANYYPGEEELQAARAALLGFDPTLGSIFFYNPEVATNTAWISQRNFVTRIGGHVFLR; this is translated from the coding sequence ATGCTGGGAAAAACTAAGTTTATGGTCTCGGTTATGTTACTTCTTATAATGGTGTCTTTTGTTAGTGTAGAAAAAGTAGATGCTCTGGAATTAGCTGAATTTGGTAGTAGAATAATGCAGAGTGGAGATGAAGGAATAGATGTAGCAGTTTTACAGCAGAGATTAAAAAAATTAAATTATTATGTGGGTAGTGTAGATGGAATTTATGGTCAAGCAACAATTGAAGCTGTTAAAAAGTTTCAAGCTGATAAAGGGCTTCCAGTTGACGGAGTTTTTGGTCAAAGAGCTTTAAAAATAATACCTGATTTAGAAGTGAATTTAGATTATAATATTTCTAGAGATGATATTATACTTTTAGCAAGAATTATTCATGGTGAAGCTCGGGGAGAAGACTTTAGAGGTAAGGTTGCAGTAGGTTCTGTTATTTTAAATAGGATTAAAAGTGATAAATTTCCAGATACAATTAGAGATGTTATTTTACAAAAAGGACAGTTTAGTAGTTTAATGGATGGTCAGGCTAATTATTATCCAGGAGAAGAAGAATTACAGGCAGCTAGAGCTGCTCTTTTAGGATTTGATCCTACTTTAGGTTCTATTTTCTTTTATAATCCAGAAGTAGCGACAAATACAGCTTGGATATCTCAAAGGAACTTTGTGACAAGAATTGGTGGCCATGTATTTTTAAGATAA
- a CDS encoding AbrB/MazE/SpoVT family DNA-binding domain-containing protein, giving the protein MKSTGIVRKIDDLGRMVIPIELRKTMNINKKDPMEIFVDEEKIILKKYEPACIFCGSADDTIEYKGRTICGECMDNMKELEKDQ; this is encoded by the coding sequence ATGAAATCCACTGGTATCGTTCGCAAAATTGATGATTTGGGTAGAATGGTAATTCCAATTGAACTCAGAAAAACTATGAATATTAACAAAAAGGATCCGATGGAGATTTTTGTCGACGAGGAAAAAATAATTTTGAAAAAATATGAGCCAGCTTGTATCTTTTGTGGTAGTGCAGATGATACTATCGAGTACAAAGGCAGAACAATCTGTGGCGAATGTATGGACAATATGAAAGAACTTGAAAAAGATCAATAA
- a CDS encoding Fur family transcriptional regulator, producing the protein MEKLKDKFKRKLAENNYKLTKQREMILETILTKENWHFTAEELFSAVREKDKDIGMATIYRTLELMQNLNIVHVLDFNDDSRKYEIYLEETHHHHLICKNCGKLIEFSDQDINYFESELEEKYGFEITEHKLRFYGYCDKCKK; encoded by the coding sequence ATGGAAAAATTAAAAGATAAATTTAAGCGAAAATTAGCAGAAAATAATTATAAATTAACAAAACAAAGAGAAATGATTTTAGAGACAATTTTAACCAAAGAAAACTGGCATTTTACGGCAGAAGAACTTTTTTCTGCTGTTCGAGAAAAAGATAAAGATATTGGCATGGCGACAATTTATCGAACTTTGGAATTGATGCAGAATCTAAATATTGTTCATGTGTTAGACTTTAATGATGATTCTAGAAAATATGAGATATATTTAGAGGAAACACATCACCATCACTTAATTTGTAAAAATTGTGGGAAGTTAATTGAGTTTAGTGATCAAGATATAAATTATTTTGAGTCAGAATTAGAAGAAAAATATGGATTTGAGATTACTGAACATAAGTTAAGATTTTATGGATATTGTGATAAGTGTAAAAAATGA
- a CDS encoding Crp/Fnr family transcriptional regulator has protein sequence MKEIKNCLKDLIVFQNLDPEELEMLCENSYAKLYEKDEVIFFENDSVKKLYFLVKGKVKLSMLSAAGKEKVLTILQEGDIFGELSLFDEDPHPLTAEVMSDARLLIIPWNEMERMIIERPSLAIKIIEALSKKTRLLTSQVRELVFQDAAGRLASLLSRLADDFGREIELGTVIDLVLTHQEIANLIGSSRVTVTKLINRFIDEGMIIIKKRKIIIKDFESLGERLQTLL, from the coding sequence ATGAAAGAAATAAAAAATTGTTTAAAAGACTTAATTGTATTTCAGAATCTGGACCCAGAAGAGTTAGAAATGTTATGTGAAAATTCTTATGCAAAATTATATGAAAAAGATGAAGTTATCTTTTTTGAAAATGATAGTGTTAAAAAATTGTATTTTTTAGTTAAAGGTAAAGTTAAGCTTTCTATGCTGTCAGCAGCAGGTAAAGAAAAAGTATTAACTATTTTACAAGAAGGAGATATTTTTGGAGAATTATCTCTTTTTGATGAGGATCCTCATCCTTTAACTGCTGAAGTAATGTCTGATGCTCGCTTATTAATTATTCCTTGGAATGAGATGGAGCGAATGATTATTGAAAGACCTTCACTTGCAATTAAAATTATAGAGGCACTTTCTAAAAAAACTAGACTTTTAACTAGCCAAGTTAGAGAATTAGTTTTTCAAGATGCTGCTGGACGTTTAGCTAGTTTACTTTCTCGACTTGCGGATGATTTTGGCCGTGAAATTGAATTGGGAACAGTTATTGACTTAGTTTTAACTCACCAGGAGATTGCTAATTTGATTGGTTCTTCTAGAGTTACAGTGACAAAATTGATTAACCGTTTTATAGATGAAGGAATGATTATCATTAAAAAGAGAAAAATTATTATTAAGGATTTTGAGTCACTGGGAGAAAGGTTACAAACGCTTTTATAA